A portion of the Colius striatus isolate bColStr4 chromosome 1, bColStr4.1.hap1, whole genome shotgun sequence genome contains these proteins:
- the CEP97 gene encoding centrosomal protein of 97 kDa, protein MAATGVVARSEAVVSSVGAGLVVNWSGQGLQKLGPTLPCDADTHTLILDKNQIIKLEHLEKCRNLMQLSVANNRLVRMMGVAKLTKLRVLNLPHNSIGYVEGLKDLVHLEWLNLAGNNLKAIEQINSCLSLQHLDLSDNNIAQLGDLSKLTSLKTLLLHGNIITSLRTAPLCLPQNLTVFSLAENEIRDLNEVSFLASLCHLEQLSIMNNPCVMATPSIPGFDYRPYIVSWCLNLKVLDGYVISQKESLKAEWLYSQGKGRSYRPGQHVQLVQYLATVCPLISTYGLQTEEDAKLEKILSKQRLHQRQLMNQNQNEEPPTSTSKTLPVTSEHSSPAQPAQKVLESEPVIQKNSWVGPSANDDHSYAVKNTYLERTFHKELCLEDIQTDEDKLNSSLLSSESTFMPIASVSPTSDLKQHGIDLGLEDDNDTVIEHMRDVNSRETASKQEASCVKGKQLNKVVGSVETQENIVKESMVLSPPDPVTASLTTNTNNCLASSEEQVPHSRPSTSGDAESGVKALCPVQVTTEGSDSSAVVSQGTDELQRMTKAATKLQACWRGFYTRNFHPRAKEVRYEIRLNRMQEHIICLTDEIEKLRKEREEDRIQRLVQEEAVRFLWNEVKSLQRWQLSVMQNVGATWQPGIPSASTFTPSEPSIRPSTLEQETPPDVSSVLLVPDSEAFQEKSLLPFPDSGFQSSMADQSQASDLCSSENSLTEKTESSFSVETVKKCVSSVSTFSSDVEDGHGECGQSKESSGNEQDNSLIQQYLKSIQQLEEADEGTNCNDETEASWPQIAVSAESQDSSSDIVDIPQDTSSPARGDISQTAESCKRNSGIGEVKPTDCDSSFQMLHVGIAV, encoded by the exons ATGGCGGCGACAGGGGTTGTGGCGAGATCGGAGGCCGTTGTTTCGTCGGTCGGAGCGG GTTTGGTAGTCAACTGGTCAGGTCAAGGATTGCAAAAACTGGGCCCAACCTTACCATGTGATGCCGATACTCACACTCTGATTCTGGACAAAAACCAGATAATAAAATTGGAACACTTGGAGAAATGCAGGAATCTGATGCAG CTCTCTGTAGCCAACAATCGTTTGGTGCGAATGATGGGTGTTGCAAAACTGACTAAGCTCCGGGTACTAAACTTGCCTCATAATAGCATTGGGTATGTGGAAGGGCTGAAGGATTTGGTGCACTTGGAATGGCTGAACTTGGCAGGAAATAACCTTAAG GCCATTGAACAAATCAATTCCTGTTTATCTCTTCAGCATCTTGATTTGTCCGACAATAACATAGCTCAATTAGGTGATCTCTCCAAGCTTACATCACTGAAG acTCTGTTGCTACATGGAAATATTATAACTTCACTTCGCACTGCCCCTCTTTGTCTACCTCAGAACCTGACTGTTTTTTCCTTGGCAGAAAATGAAATCAGAGACTTAAATGAG GTTTCTTTCCTGGCCTCTCTTTGTCATTTGGAACAGTTGTCAATTATGAACAATCCTTGTGTGATGGCCACACCTTCTATCCCTGGCTTTGACTACAGGCCATATATTGTCAGCTGGTGTCTGAATCTTAAAGTTCTTGATGGATATGTGATTTCCCAGAAGGAAAG TTTGAAAGCAGAATGGCTCTACAGTCAAGGTAAAGGAAGATCATATCGACCTGGGCAGCATGTTCAACTAGTCCAGTATTTGGCCACTGTTTGTCCTCTTATATCTACATACGGTCTCCAGACTGAAGAGGATGCCAAACTAGAAAAAATACTAAGTAAGCAAAG GCTCCACCAGAGGCAGCTAAtgaatcaaaaccaaaatgaagaaCCGCCCACATCTACCAGCAAAACACTGCCAGTTACCTCTGAACACAGCAGtccagcccagccagcacagaaaGTTCTTGAAAGTG AACCTGTCATCCAGAAGAATTCTTGGGTTGGACCAAGTGCCAATGATGACCATTCCTATGCAGTAAAGAACACTTATCTTGAAAGAACTTTTCACAAGGAGCTATGCCTTGAAGATATACAGACGGATGAAGACAAGTTAAACAGCAGCCTTTTGTCCTCGGAGTCTACTTTCATGCCAATTGCTTCAGTGTCTCCTACTTCAGACCTGAAGCAACATGGAATTGATTTGGGCCTAGAAGATGATAATGATACAGTGATTGAACACATGAGAGATGTTAATAGCAGAGAAACAGCTAGCAAGCAAGAAGCTTCATGTGTTAAAGGAAAGCAATTGAACAAAGTGGTGGGAAGCGTGGAAACTCAAGAGAATATCGTCAAAGAGAGTATGGTGCTGTCACCTCCTGATCCAGTAACAGCTAGCCTGACTACTAATACTAACAACTGTTTAGCATCCTCTGAAGAACAAGTTCCGCATAGCCGCCCCAGCACCTCAGGAGATGCTGAATCAGGAGTTAAAGCTCTTTGTCCTGTCCAGGTGACAACAGAAGGTTCCGATTCATCAGCTGTTGTCAGTCAAGGCACAGATGAACTGCAAAGAATGACTAAAGCAGCTACGAAGCTTCAAGCCTGCTGGAGAGGGTTTTACACAAGGAACTTTCATCCCCGAGCCAAGGAAGTGCGGTATGAAATTCGACTCAACAGAATGCAGGAGCACATCATTTGCTTAACTGATGAAATAGAAAA actaagaaaagaaagagaggaagataGGATTCAGAGACTTGTACAGGAGGAAGCTGTTAGATTTCTTTGGAACGAG GTGAAATCCCTTCAACGATGGCAGCTTTCAGTGATGCAAAATGTAGGAGCCACTTGGCAACCTGGGATCCCTTCAGCCAGTACTTTCACTCCATCTGAACCATCTATTCGACCATCCACGCTTGAACAAGAAACCCCACCGGATGTTAGTTCTGTTTTGTTAGTTCCAGACAGTGAAGCTTTTCAGGAAAAGTCTTTGTTGCCGTTCCCAGATTCTGGATTTCAGTCTTCCATGGCTGATCAGAGTCAGGCCAGTGACTTATGTAGCTCTGAAAATAGTTTAACAGAAAAAACTGAGAGCTCTTTTTCAGTGGAAACTGTCAAAAAGTGTGTCAGTTCTGTTTCAACATTTTCTTCAGATGTAGAGGATGGCCATGGGGAATGTGGGCAGAGTAAAGAGAGCTCCGGTAATGAGCAGGACAACAGCCTAATACAGCAGTATTTGAAATCTAttcagcagctggaagaggctgATGAAGGAACAAATTGCAATGATGAAACAGAAGCTAGCTGGCCACAAATTGCTGTTTCAGCAGAAAGCCAAGATTCTTCATCTGACATTGTAGATATCCCTCAAGATACATCTTCCCCAGCCCGAGGTGATATCAGTCAGACAGCAGAAAGCTGCAAACGGAATTCGGGAATAGGAGAAGTGAAGCCAACGGACTGTGATTCTTCATTTCAGATGCTGCATGTTGGGATAGCTGTATAG
- the RPL24 gene encoding large ribosomal subunit protein eL24, whose amino-acid sequence MKVELCSFSGYKIYPGHGRRYARTDGKVFQFLNAKCESAFLSKRNPRQINWTVLYRRKHKKGQSEEIQKKRTRRAVKFQRAITGASLAEIMAKRNQKPEVRKAQREQAIRAAKEAKKAKQATKKTAVSAAKAPTKAAPKQKIVKPVKVSAPRVGGKR is encoded by the exons ATGAA GGTCGAGCTGTGCAGCTTCAGCGGGTATAAGATCTACCCGGGACATGGGCGCCGCTATGCCCGCACTGACGGGAAG GTTTTTCAGTTCTTGAATGCAAAATGTGAGTCTGCATTCCTTTCCAAGAGAAACCCTCGTCAAATCAACTGGACTGTTCTGTATAGACGTAAACACAAGAAAGGACAGTCG GAAGAGATACAAAAGAAGCGCACGCGTCGTGCTGTTAAGTTTCAGAGAGCTATCACTGGAGCGTCTTTAGCTGAGATTATGGCTAAACGGAATCAGAAGCCTGAAGTACGAAAGGCGCAGAGGGAACAAGCTATTAG GGCtgcaaaagaagcaaagaaggctAAGCAGGCAACCAAGAAAACGGCTGTTTCTGCTGCAAAG GCTCCGACAAAGGCAGCACCTAAGCAGAAGATTGTGAAACCAGTCAAGGTTTCTGCTCCCCGTGTTGGTGGAAAGCGCTAA